The Buteo buteo chromosome 23, bButBut1.hap1.1, whole genome shotgun sequence genome includes a window with the following:
- the STKLD1 gene encoding serine/threonine kinase-like domain-containing protein STKLD1 isoform X10 — protein sequence MFSGKDCVATESALCIFYYYILLSIYHYFIYFIFIIISIIFYLFLILYSFLYMQARALLKLHHSNICAYKELFVTWDNEISSLFLCLVMQYSGQGDLSSVIKEKRQKSEKIADMVIVKFLGQMVDALFYIHKQSIFHRNLKPSNILVTGEASFMLSDFSTETLMTDEMKWKIRVEENSKYWMAPETFVFSFTEKSDIWSLGCILLDMTTCFVLNAEEITSLLQDIRQDISRLEGVLTLMQNGDNSSLPLFPILFMMLQIEPSMRPTAKDLTDVPFIRECLTVAGASSVKLKKSLPPKIIDVLLEGGIESVLDFMQAFWDIEEVQAKAIQHLASFIRDKSALPYLRMFTELITFAMKTHVDSLKLQVDGCSLLLEILSQEVAAENLRKVGVIPDLLSILRNFLHNEKICLSCCGVLWSLAVSENNVDQALLKSAVPVTSAVLQEHLQNGRVTESACSALWALSLQGCLTENEYEPTTALLLDVLRTNPERPVLVKNACLALASLLRLSEISALRFITDSKGSGINVIKDAYHLHFDDLEVVESICMLTNEMVQYGEMVVLLVESLPLPHPQKVAKNTVTVAAQGHVSCSQGRLRVRERINWN from the exons ATGTTCAGTGGGAAGGACTGTGTAGCCACAGAAAGTgctctctgtattttttattattatatattattatcaatttatcattattttatttattttatttttatcattataagtattattttttatttatttttgattttatattcatttttatatatgcagGCAAGGGCTTTGCTTAAACTTCATCATTCAAACATCTGTGCTTACAAGGAATTGTTTGTGACTTGGGATAATGAG ATATCATCTCTGTTCCTTTGTCTGGTAATGCAGTACTCAGGCCAAGGAGATCTTTCATCTGTaatcaaggaaaaaaggcagaagtcagaaaaaataGCGGACATG GTGATTGTGAAGTTCCTGGGGCAGATGGTGgatgctttgttttatatacacaaacaaagtattttccaCAG AAATCTCAAGCCATCAAACATACTTGTGACTGGTGAAGCATCCTTCATGCTTAGCGACTTCAGTACAGAAACACTTATGACAGATgagatgaaatggaaaataagagtGGAAGAAA ATAGCAAGTATTGGATGGCTCCAgagacatttgttttttcttttactgagaAATCTGACATCTGGTCTCTAGGTTGTATTCTACTTGACATGACGACCTGCTTTGTTCTGAAT GCAGAAGAGATAACTTCATTACTGCAGGATATTAGACAGGATATCAGCCGTCTTGAGGGAGTTCTGACATTAATGCAAAATGGAGATAACAGCTCTTTGCCtttatttccaattttatttATGATGCTACAGATTGAGCCCAGCATGAGACCCACAGCAAA GGATCTGACTGATGTTCCATTTATTAGGGAATGCCTGACTGTTGCTGGTGCCTCTTCAGTAAAGCTGAAAAAGTCTTTGCCTCCCAAAATAATAGATGTGCTTCTCGAGGGAGGAATCGAAAGTGTTCTAG ATTTCATGCAGGCTTTCTGGGATATAGAAGAAGTACAGGCTAAAGCCATTCAGCACCTTGCCAGCTTTATAAGAGATAAAAGTG CCTTGCCCTATCTGCGAATGTTCACGGAATTGATCACTTTTGCCATGAAGACTCATGTAGATTCTCTCAAGTTACAAGTAGATGGTTGCAGTTTATTGCTTGAAATTCTTAGTCAAG aagttgCTGCAGAGAATCTAAGGAAAGTTGGAGTAATTCCAGACCTTCTGtcaattttaagaaattttcttcataatgaaAAGATCTGCCTCTCTTGCTGTGGAGTTCTCTGGAGCTTGGCTGTGAGTG AGAATAATGTAGACCAAGCATTGCTGAAAAGTGCTGTGCCTGTTACCTCTGCGGTCCTTCAAGAGCACCTCCAGAACGGAAGAGTTACGGAGTCTGCTTGCTCGGCTCTGTGGGCATTGTCACTCCAAG gttgCTTAACTGAAAATGAGTATGAGCCCACAACAGCGCTTCTGTTGGATGTGCTCAGGACGAACCCAGAAAGACCAGTGCTGGTGAAGAATGCCTGCCTGGCATTAGCAAGCCTGCTAAGGCTATCTG AAATATCAGCTTTGAGATTTATAACGGATTCAAAAGGCAGTGGAATAAACGTGATCAAAGATGCCTATCACCTTCACTTTGATGATCTTGAAGTGGTGGAAAGTATCTGTATGCTGACTAACGAGATGGTTCAGTATGGTGAGATGGTGGTGTTACTTGTAGagtctcttcctctcccccacccccaaaaggTAGCAAAGAATACCGTAACAGTAGCTGCTCAGGGACATGTTAGTTGCTCTCAGGGAAGACTACGTGTCCGAGAGAGGATAAATTGGAACTGA
- the STKLD1 gene encoding serine/threonine kinase-like domain-containing protein STKLD1 isoform X5: protein MFSGKDCVATESALCIFYYYILLSIYHYFIYFIFIIISIIFYLFLILYSFLYMQARALLKLHHSNICAYKELFVTWDNEISSLFLCLVMQYSGQGDLSSVIKEKRQKSEKIADMVIVKFLGQMVDALFYIHKQSIFHRNLKPSNILVTGEASFMLSDFSTETLMTDEMKWKIRVEENSKYWMAPETFVFSFTEKSDIWSLGCILLDMTTCFVLNAEEITSLLQDIRQDISRLEGVLTLMQNGDNSSLPLFPILFMMLQIEPSMRPTAKECLTVAGASSVKLKKSLPPKIIDVLLEGGIESVLDFMQAFWDIEEVQAKAIQHLASFIRDKSALPYLRMFTELITFAMKTHVDSLKLQVDGCSLLLEILSQEQDVVMALDENVTSSLLDTVRKYSENEELLSLVCTLLMMISASEVAAENLRKVGVIPDLLSILRNFLHNEKICLSCCGVLWSLAVSENNVDQALLKSAVPVTSAVLQEHLQNGRVTESACSALWALSLQGCLTENEYEPTTALLLDVLRTNPERPVLVKNACLALASLLRLSEISALRFITDSKGSGINVIKDAYHLHFDDLEVVESICMLTNEMVQYGEMVVLLVESLPLPHPQKVAKNTVTVAAQGHVSCSQGRLRVRERINWN from the exons ATGTTCAGTGGGAAGGACTGTGTAGCCACAGAAAGTgctctctgtattttttattattatatattattatcaatttatcattattttatttattttatttttatcattataagtattattttttatttatttttgattttatattcatttttatatatgcagGCAAGGGCTTTGCTTAAACTTCATCATTCAAACATCTGTGCTTACAAGGAATTGTTTGTGACTTGGGATAATGAG ATATCATCTCTGTTCCTTTGTCTGGTAATGCAGTACTCAGGCCAAGGAGATCTTTCATCTGTaatcaaggaaaaaaggcagaagtcagaaaaaataGCGGACATG GTGATTGTGAAGTTCCTGGGGCAGATGGTGgatgctttgttttatatacacaaacaaagtattttccaCAG AAATCTCAAGCCATCAAACATACTTGTGACTGGTGAAGCATCCTTCATGCTTAGCGACTTCAGTACAGAAACACTTATGACAGATgagatgaaatggaaaataagagtGGAAGAAA ATAGCAAGTATTGGATGGCTCCAgagacatttgttttttcttttactgagaAATCTGACATCTGGTCTCTAGGTTGTATTCTACTTGACATGACGACCTGCTTTGTTCTGAAT GCAGAAGAGATAACTTCATTACTGCAGGATATTAGACAGGATATCAGCCGTCTTGAGGGAGTTCTGACATTAATGCAAAATGGAGATAACAGCTCTTTGCCtttatttccaattttatttATGATGCTACAGATTGAGCCCAGCATGAGACCCACAGCAAA GGAATGCCTGACTGTTGCTGGTGCCTCTTCAGTAAAGCTGAAAAAGTCTTTGCCTCCCAAAATAATAGATGTGCTTCTCGAGGGAGGAATCGAAAGTGTTCTAG ATTTCATGCAGGCTTTCTGGGATATAGAAGAAGTACAGGCTAAAGCCATTCAGCACCTTGCCAGCTTTATAAGAGATAAAAGTG CCTTGCCCTATCTGCGAATGTTCACGGAATTGATCACTTTTGCCATGAAGACTCATGTAGATTCTCTCAAGTTACAAGTAGATGGTTGCAGTTTATTGCTTGAAATTCTTAGTCAAG AACAGGATGTGGTGATGGCCCTGGATGAGAATGTGACCAGCTCTCTGTTAGACACAGTGAGAAAATactctgaaaatgaagagttaCTTTCATTGGTCTGCACATTGTTGATGATGATTTCAGCCAGTG aagttgCTGCAGAGAATCTAAGGAAAGTTGGAGTAATTCCAGACCTTCTGtcaattttaagaaattttcttcataatgaaAAGATCTGCCTCTCTTGCTGTGGAGTTCTCTGGAGCTTGGCTGTGAGTG AGAATAATGTAGACCAAGCATTGCTGAAAAGTGCTGTGCCTGTTACCTCTGCGGTCCTTCAAGAGCACCTCCAGAACGGAAGAGTTACGGAGTCTGCTTGCTCGGCTCTGTGGGCATTGTCACTCCAAG gttgCTTAACTGAAAATGAGTATGAGCCCACAACAGCGCTTCTGTTGGATGTGCTCAGGACGAACCCAGAAAGACCAGTGCTGGTGAAGAATGCCTGCCTGGCATTAGCAAGCCTGCTAAGGCTATCTG AAATATCAGCTTTGAGATTTATAACGGATTCAAAAGGCAGTGGAATAAACGTGATCAAAGATGCCTATCACCTTCACTTTGATGATCTTGAAGTGGTGGAAAGTATCTGTATGCTGACTAACGAGATGGTTCAGTATGGTGAGATGGTGGTGTTACTTGTAGagtctcttcctctcccccacccccaaaaggTAGCAAAGAATACCGTAACAGTAGCTGCTCAGGGACATGTTAGTTGCTCTCAGGGAAGACTACGTGTCCGAGAGAGGATAAATTGGAACTGA
- the STKLD1 gene encoding serine/threonine kinase-like domain-containing protein STKLD1 isoform X9: protein MFSGKDCVATESALCIFYYYILLSIYHYFIYFIFIIISIIFYLFLILYSFLYMQARALLKLHHSNICAYKELFVTWDNEISSLFLCLVMQYSGQGDLSSVIKEKRQKSEKIADMVIVKFLGQMVDALFYIHKQSIFHRNLKPSNILVTGEASFMLSDFSTETLMTDEMKWKIRVEENSKYWMAPETFVFSFTEKSDIWSLGCILLDMTTCFVLNAEEITSLLQDIRQDISRLEGVLTLMQNGDNSSLPLFPILFMMLQIEPSMRPTAKECLTVAGASSVKLKKSLPPKIIDVLLEGGIESVLALPYLRMFTELITFAMKTHVDSLKLQVDGCSLLLEILSQEQDVVMALDENVTSSLLDTVRKYSENEELLSLVCTLLMMISASEVAAENLRKVGVIPDLLSILRNFLHNEKICLSCCGVLWSLAVSENNVDQALLKSAVPVTSAVLQEHLQNGRVTESACSALWALSLQGCLTENEYEPTTALLLDVLRTNPERPVLVKNACLALASLLRLSEISALRFITDSKGSGINVIKDAYHLHFDDLEVVESICMLTNEMVQYGEMVVLLVESLPLPHPQKVAKNTVTVAAQGHVSCSQGRLRVRERINWN, encoded by the exons ATGTTCAGTGGGAAGGACTGTGTAGCCACAGAAAGTgctctctgtattttttattattatatattattatcaatttatcattattttatttattttatttttatcattataagtattattttttatttatttttgattttatattcatttttatatatgcagGCAAGGGCTTTGCTTAAACTTCATCATTCAAACATCTGTGCTTACAAGGAATTGTTTGTGACTTGGGATAATGAG ATATCATCTCTGTTCCTTTGTCTGGTAATGCAGTACTCAGGCCAAGGAGATCTTTCATCTGTaatcaaggaaaaaaggcagaagtcagaaaaaataGCGGACATG GTGATTGTGAAGTTCCTGGGGCAGATGGTGgatgctttgttttatatacacaaacaaagtattttccaCAG AAATCTCAAGCCATCAAACATACTTGTGACTGGTGAAGCATCCTTCATGCTTAGCGACTTCAGTACAGAAACACTTATGACAGATgagatgaaatggaaaataagagtGGAAGAAA ATAGCAAGTATTGGATGGCTCCAgagacatttgttttttcttttactgagaAATCTGACATCTGGTCTCTAGGTTGTATTCTACTTGACATGACGACCTGCTTTGTTCTGAAT GCAGAAGAGATAACTTCATTACTGCAGGATATTAGACAGGATATCAGCCGTCTTGAGGGAGTTCTGACATTAATGCAAAATGGAGATAACAGCTCTTTGCCtttatttccaattttatttATGATGCTACAGATTGAGCCCAGCATGAGACCCACAGCAAA GGAATGCCTGACTGTTGCTGGTGCCTCTTCAGTAAAGCTGAAAAAGTCTTTGCCTCCCAAAATAATAGATGTGCTTCTCGAGGGAGGAATCGAAAGTGTTCTAG CCTTGCCCTATCTGCGAATGTTCACGGAATTGATCACTTTTGCCATGAAGACTCATGTAGATTCTCTCAAGTTACAAGTAGATGGTTGCAGTTTATTGCTTGAAATTCTTAGTCAAG AACAGGATGTGGTGATGGCCCTGGATGAGAATGTGACCAGCTCTCTGTTAGACACAGTGAGAAAATactctgaaaatgaagagttaCTTTCATTGGTCTGCACATTGTTGATGATGATTTCAGCCAGTG aagttgCTGCAGAGAATCTAAGGAAAGTTGGAGTAATTCCAGACCTTCTGtcaattttaagaaattttcttcataatgaaAAGATCTGCCTCTCTTGCTGTGGAGTTCTCTGGAGCTTGGCTGTGAGTG AGAATAATGTAGACCAAGCATTGCTGAAAAGTGCTGTGCCTGTTACCTCTGCGGTCCTTCAAGAGCACCTCCAGAACGGAAGAGTTACGGAGTCTGCTTGCTCGGCTCTGTGGGCATTGTCACTCCAAG gttgCTTAACTGAAAATGAGTATGAGCCCACAACAGCGCTTCTGTTGGATGTGCTCAGGACGAACCCAGAAAGACCAGTGCTGGTGAAGAATGCCTGCCTGGCATTAGCAAGCCTGCTAAGGCTATCTG AAATATCAGCTTTGAGATTTATAACGGATTCAAAAGGCAGTGGAATAAACGTGATCAAAGATGCCTATCACCTTCACTTTGATGATCTTGAAGTGGTGGAAAGTATCTGTATGCTGACTAACGAGATGGTTCAGTATGGTGAGATGGTGGTGTTACTTGTAGagtctcttcctctcccccacccccaaaaggTAGCAAAGAATACCGTAACAGTAGCTGCTCAGGGACATGTTAGTTGCTCTCAGGGAAGACTACGTGTCCGAGAGAGGATAAATTGGAACTGA
- the STKLD1 gene encoding serine/threonine kinase-like domain-containing protein STKLD1 isoform X1, with protein sequence MFSGKDCVATESALCIFYYYILLSIYHYFIYFIFIIISIIFYLFLILYSFLYMQARALLKLHHSNICAYKELFVTWDNEISSLFLCLVMQYSGQGDLSSVIKEKRQKSEKIADMVIVKFLGQMVDALFYIHKQSIFHRNLKPSNILVTGEASFMLSDFSTETLMTDEMKWKIRVEENSKYWMAPETFVFSFTEKSDIWSLGCILLDMTTCFVLNAEEITSLLQDIRQDISRLEGVLTLMQNGDNSSLPLFPILFMMLQIEPSMRPTAKDLTDVPFIRECLTVAGASSVKLKKSLPPKIIDVLLEGGIESVLDFMQAFWDIEEVQAKAIQHLASFIRDKSALPYLRMFTELITFAMKTHVDSLKLQVDGCSLLLEILSQEQDVVMALDENVTSSLLDTVRKYSENEELLSLVCTLLMMISASEVAAENLRKVGVIPDLLSILRNFLHNEKICLSCCGVLWSLAVSENNVDQALLKSAVPVTSAVLQEHLQNGRVTESACSALWALSLQGCLTENEYEPTTALLLDVLRTNPERPVLVKNACLALASLLRLSEISALRFITDSKGSGINVIKDAYHLHFDDLEVVESICMLTNEMVQYGEMVVLLVESLPLPHPQKVAKNTVTVAAQGHVSCSQGRLRVRERINWN encoded by the exons ATGTTCAGTGGGAAGGACTGTGTAGCCACAGAAAGTgctctctgtattttttattattatatattattatcaatttatcattattttatttattttatttttatcattataagtattattttttatttatttttgattttatattcatttttatatatgcagGCAAGGGCTTTGCTTAAACTTCATCATTCAAACATCTGTGCTTACAAGGAATTGTTTGTGACTTGGGATAATGAG ATATCATCTCTGTTCCTTTGTCTGGTAATGCAGTACTCAGGCCAAGGAGATCTTTCATCTGTaatcaaggaaaaaaggcagaagtcagaaaaaataGCGGACATG GTGATTGTGAAGTTCCTGGGGCAGATGGTGgatgctttgttttatatacacaaacaaagtattttccaCAG AAATCTCAAGCCATCAAACATACTTGTGACTGGTGAAGCATCCTTCATGCTTAGCGACTTCAGTACAGAAACACTTATGACAGATgagatgaaatggaaaataagagtGGAAGAAA ATAGCAAGTATTGGATGGCTCCAgagacatttgttttttcttttactgagaAATCTGACATCTGGTCTCTAGGTTGTATTCTACTTGACATGACGACCTGCTTTGTTCTGAAT GCAGAAGAGATAACTTCATTACTGCAGGATATTAGACAGGATATCAGCCGTCTTGAGGGAGTTCTGACATTAATGCAAAATGGAGATAACAGCTCTTTGCCtttatttccaattttatttATGATGCTACAGATTGAGCCCAGCATGAGACCCACAGCAAA GGATCTGACTGATGTTCCATTTATTAGGGAATGCCTGACTGTTGCTGGTGCCTCTTCAGTAAAGCTGAAAAAGTCTTTGCCTCCCAAAATAATAGATGTGCTTCTCGAGGGAGGAATCGAAAGTGTTCTAG ATTTCATGCAGGCTTTCTGGGATATAGAAGAAGTACAGGCTAAAGCCATTCAGCACCTTGCCAGCTTTATAAGAGATAAAAGTG CCTTGCCCTATCTGCGAATGTTCACGGAATTGATCACTTTTGCCATGAAGACTCATGTAGATTCTCTCAAGTTACAAGTAGATGGTTGCAGTTTATTGCTTGAAATTCTTAGTCAAG AACAGGATGTGGTGATGGCCCTGGATGAGAATGTGACCAGCTCTCTGTTAGACACAGTGAGAAAATactctgaaaatgaagagttaCTTTCATTGGTCTGCACATTGTTGATGATGATTTCAGCCAGTG aagttgCTGCAGAGAATCTAAGGAAAGTTGGAGTAATTCCAGACCTTCTGtcaattttaagaaattttcttcataatgaaAAGATCTGCCTCTCTTGCTGTGGAGTTCTCTGGAGCTTGGCTGTGAGTG AGAATAATGTAGACCAAGCATTGCTGAAAAGTGCTGTGCCTGTTACCTCTGCGGTCCTTCAAGAGCACCTCCAGAACGGAAGAGTTACGGAGTCTGCTTGCTCGGCTCTGTGGGCATTGTCACTCCAAG gttgCTTAACTGAAAATGAGTATGAGCCCACAACAGCGCTTCTGTTGGATGTGCTCAGGACGAACCCAGAAAGACCAGTGCTGGTGAAGAATGCCTGCCTGGCATTAGCAAGCCTGCTAAGGCTATCTG AAATATCAGCTTTGAGATTTATAACGGATTCAAAAGGCAGTGGAATAAACGTGATCAAAGATGCCTATCACCTTCACTTTGATGATCTTGAAGTGGTGGAAAGTATCTGTATGCTGACTAACGAGATGGTTCAGTATGGTGAGATGGTGGTGTTACTTGTAGagtctcttcctctcccccacccccaaaaggTAGCAAAGAATACCGTAACAGTAGCTGCTCAGGGACATGTTAGTTGCTCTCAGGGAAGACTACGTGTCCGAGAGAGGATAAATTGGAACTGA
- the STKLD1 gene encoding serine/threonine kinase-like domain-containing protein STKLD1 isoform X6, with protein sequence MFSGKDCVATESALCIFYYYILLSIYHYFIYFIFIIISIIFYLFLILYSFLYMQARALLKLHHSNICAYKELFVTWDNEISSLFLCLVMQYSGQGDLSSVIKEKRQKSEKIADMVIVKFLGQMVDALFYIHKQSIFHRNLKPSNILVTGEASFMLSDFSTETLMTDEMKWKIRVEENSKYWMAPETFVFSFTEKSDIWSLGCILLDMTTCFVLNAEEITSLLQDIRQDISRLEGVLTLMQNGDNSSLPLFPILFMMLQIEPSMRPTAKDLTDVPFIRECLTVAGASSVKLKKSLPPKIIDVLLEGGIESVLALPYLRMFTELITFAMKTHVDSLKLQVDGCSLLLEILSQEQDVVMALDENVTSSLLDTVRKYSENEELLSLVCTLLMMISASEVAAENLRKVGVIPDLLSILRNFLHNEKICLSCCGVLWSLAVSENNVDQALLKSAVPVTSAVLQEHLQNGRVTESACSALWALSLQGCLTENEYEPTTALLLDVLRTNPERPVLVKNACLALASLLRLSEISALRFITDSKGSGINVIKDAYHLHFDDLEVVESICMLTNEMVQYGEMVVLLVESLPLPHPQKVAKNTVTVAAQGHVSCSQGRLRVRERINWN encoded by the exons ATGTTCAGTGGGAAGGACTGTGTAGCCACAGAAAGTgctctctgtattttttattattatatattattatcaatttatcattattttatttattttatttttatcattataagtattattttttatttatttttgattttatattcatttttatatatgcagGCAAGGGCTTTGCTTAAACTTCATCATTCAAACATCTGTGCTTACAAGGAATTGTTTGTGACTTGGGATAATGAG ATATCATCTCTGTTCCTTTGTCTGGTAATGCAGTACTCAGGCCAAGGAGATCTTTCATCTGTaatcaaggaaaaaaggcagaagtcagaaaaaataGCGGACATG GTGATTGTGAAGTTCCTGGGGCAGATGGTGgatgctttgttttatatacacaaacaaagtattttccaCAG AAATCTCAAGCCATCAAACATACTTGTGACTGGTGAAGCATCCTTCATGCTTAGCGACTTCAGTACAGAAACACTTATGACAGATgagatgaaatggaaaataagagtGGAAGAAA ATAGCAAGTATTGGATGGCTCCAgagacatttgttttttcttttactgagaAATCTGACATCTGGTCTCTAGGTTGTATTCTACTTGACATGACGACCTGCTTTGTTCTGAAT GCAGAAGAGATAACTTCATTACTGCAGGATATTAGACAGGATATCAGCCGTCTTGAGGGAGTTCTGACATTAATGCAAAATGGAGATAACAGCTCTTTGCCtttatttccaattttatttATGATGCTACAGATTGAGCCCAGCATGAGACCCACAGCAAA GGATCTGACTGATGTTCCATTTATTAGGGAATGCCTGACTGTTGCTGGTGCCTCTTCAGTAAAGCTGAAAAAGTCTTTGCCTCCCAAAATAATAGATGTGCTTCTCGAGGGAGGAATCGAAAGTGTTCTAG CCTTGCCCTATCTGCGAATGTTCACGGAATTGATCACTTTTGCCATGAAGACTCATGTAGATTCTCTCAAGTTACAAGTAGATGGTTGCAGTTTATTGCTTGAAATTCTTAGTCAAG AACAGGATGTGGTGATGGCCCTGGATGAGAATGTGACCAGCTCTCTGTTAGACACAGTGAGAAAATactctgaaaatgaagagttaCTTTCATTGGTCTGCACATTGTTGATGATGATTTCAGCCAGTG aagttgCTGCAGAGAATCTAAGGAAAGTTGGAGTAATTCCAGACCTTCTGtcaattttaagaaattttcttcataatgaaAAGATCTGCCTCTCTTGCTGTGGAGTTCTCTGGAGCTTGGCTGTGAGTG AGAATAATGTAGACCAAGCATTGCTGAAAAGTGCTGTGCCTGTTACCTCTGCGGTCCTTCAAGAGCACCTCCAGAACGGAAGAGTTACGGAGTCTGCTTGCTCGGCTCTGTGGGCATTGTCACTCCAAG gttgCTTAACTGAAAATGAGTATGAGCCCACAACAGCGCTTCTGTTGGATGTGCTCAGGACGAACCCAGAAAGACCAGTGCTGGTGAAGAATGCCTGCCTGGCATTAGCAAGCCTGCTAAGGCTATCTG AAATATCAGCTTTGAGATTTATAACGGATTCAAAAGGCAGTGGAATAAACGTGATCAAAGATGCCTATCACCTTCACTTTGATGATCTTGAAGTGGTGGAAAGTATCTGTATGCTGACTAACGAGATGGTTCAGTATGGTGAGATGGTGGTGTTACTTGTAGagtctcttcctctcccccacccccaaaaggTAGCAAAGAATACCGTAACAGTAGCTGCTCAGGGACATGTTAGTTGCTCTCAGGGAAGACTACGTGTCCGAGAGAGGATAAATTGGAACTGA